The DNA sequence TGCTTTCCACCTGTTTCAGTGTGTGTAGGGTCAGTGCTAGTACCCCTAGGTGCATATGAACTGTCCCTGCTGCTGCTTGTAGTCTCCCTTGAATTTTGCACAATTTGAGCTGATTTTTCTGGTGTATAGTAAGTGTCTTTTAATGCTGGATTCACTTCTTCTAAGACTTTACAACCATCCTTGGTTGCTGAAATTATCCTTCCTCCATTATTTCTCTCATCTTCCTTCCAATTCCATGAGCTTTCTTCATCAAATATAACATCCCttgataaaatcaattttttaactATAGGATCAAATATCCTATACCCCTTCTCACAGGTTCCATAGCCAACAAAAAATTCCTTTCACACTTTTTGAATCCAATTTCTGCCTTGTTTCAGCTGGTACATGAACATAACAAATggatccaaaaattttcaaatgtccTACACCAGGTTTTCTTCCACTATAGGCTTCGAAAGGTGTCACCCCATTCAAGGCTTTAGTAGGACATCTGTTTAGCAGATAGACAGCTGtgtgaacagcttctccccacaaGTAGTAGGGCATTTGTTTATCATGTAGCATGGCCTTGGCCATTTCAATGACCACCCGATTCTTCCTTTCAACTACCCCATTCTGTTGAGGAGTGTAAGCCACTGTCATTTGTCTTTGAATTCCCTCAGATTCACAGAATTTTATAAACTCTGCAGacagaaattctcctcctctatCACTTCTTAGACACTTAAGTTTAAAACCACTTTGCAACTCAACCATTGCTTTAAATTCCCTCAGATTCACAGAATTTTATAAACTCTGCAGacagaaattctcctcctctatCACTTCTTAGACACTTAAGTTTAAAACCACTTTGCAACTCAACCATTgctttaaatttcttaaaacagaTAAGAGCTTCAGatttgtttcttaaaaaatacaCCCAAACCATGCGTGTGCAGTCATCTACAAACAGCATAAAGTACCTGTTTCCAGCAAGTGTCTCTGTTTGcattggtccacacaaatcTGTATGAACTAATTGCAGTGGCTGATATGCGCTCCATGCACCATTCTTTTGGAAAACTTCTCTATGTTGCTTTCCAAATTGGCAGCCTTCACAGACCTTCATCGTTTCTCCAAGCTTTGGCAATCCCACAACCATATCCTTCCTTTTTAATTCAAGCAAAGCATTTGAATGAAGATGTCCCattcttttatgccaaatttccatACTCAGCTCAGTTTGAACTGTTAATGCAACCTGCTCACACGATGTCATAGTCAACGGATAGCATcgatttgtttttgctttgacttGCACAATCAGATTCTCAAGCGTAGGTCCATCATACACATGACACATTCCACCACCAAATGTCAGATAATAGCCATGCTCATCCATTTGACCAACACTCAACAGGTTTTCTTTCAAGCCAGGTAAATATAGTACCTCTTTGATATGTCTTTTTCCCTTGTCAGTGTCAATCACCAATGTTCCTTTCCCAGCAATATTCTCTAGTGTTCCATTAGGCATTTGAACCCTTCCAAACATATTTCTCTTCACATCAGTCAATAAACTGATATTTCCTGTCATATGGTTGCTGCAGCCACTGTCTATGTACCATTCACTGTTTTTGCTTGAGTCATGAGTCTCACTTGCTGCATAAAACATATTCCCTGTCATTTCCATCTGATTTGTACAATTGGCTTTCTGCACATTTCTTCCAATTGTACATTCTCTTGCCCAATGTCCAAACCTGTCACAATTATAGCATTTTGGCTTGCCTTTAAATCTACATTCTCCAAAATGATACTTGCCACAGGTTCTGCATTGTGGTTTGAATTATCTTGACTGCTTCCAACCTGCCATCTACTCCCTCCGTGAATAGTGTTTGcagcatgtgtgtttgtcaCTTGAGCTCCATGAAACCTTTGCTGAAATTTTTGTTTAGGTTcccatttcttctcttttgaggACCATGACTTTTGAAACTTAGCTACATTAGATTGTGACACtcctttgttttgtattttggaaTTCACAGACAATGTAGAGAATGCTTTCTCTGTAGAATCAGTAACTTGCTGGTCAAGTCTCTGCTCTTGACTCTTCAAAATCGCAATTACTTCTTGAATTCCACTGATGTCAAATCCTTAGTATTTTCTATCACCAAACAGATTGGTTCATATGCTTTTGTTAAGCTAATTAATACCTTTTGAACCATTCTTTCATTTGACAGTGTCTCTCCAAACGTTTTCATCTGGTTTACTAGATCATTTAGTCTTGTATGATAATTGGACAGTGTTTCATCATCCTTCATCCTAGTGTATTCGAAATCTCTCCTTAAACTTTGCAATTTCACAGATCTTACCTGATCTCCACCGTGAAATTCTTTGTACAAGAGCTCCCAAGCTTCTTTTGCAGTCTCTGCATTTGCTATCCTTGGAAAAATTTGATCGGTAACAGCACCTTGAATAATCCCCAAAGCTTTTGCATCCTTCATGTAAGACTCCATCATCTGTTCATCATCTTCACTTGCTGAGCTTCCTTCAGCCTCTTCGATTTTCCCCTTTAGCTTCCCAGCAGAAACTGGAATTCCTTTCTCCATAAATTTCCAAAGCCCGAAGGATTTGAAAATGGTGACCATCTTGattctccaaaattcatagtTCTCTCCTGAAAATACAGGAGCCCTTACTTCAGATCCAGCCATTGATGCTTCAGTTCTGTAATACTAGCCTACACTCTTCAATCGAGCTCAGAATTGCTCGAGctctgtttcaattttttttttttagagcacAGTATTTACTCCCAACGCAGATTCAacctgctctgataccatgttaatgGAGCTTGAGAGATTGTATATTATGGATGATGAtagcttgagagagagagaagttagGAGAGcaaaaaaatgtgtatatattttctgGTGTATATGACAGAGAGAAGAGAGTATATTTTTGCTTACATAATGAAAAATGTAAATGATTACAATTCTGTTATATAAAAAGCATAAATctgtattttctctctctcacactttcaTGCACTCATTTTCTCATTCTTCTAGTTAGTTCCATAACACGTGGCATATAAGCCACTGTGAAATACACCTGTATGATCtcattttcaatatttgccttagcctCCACGTCAGCACAGCAGGTTATATTCCAACATATAAGCAGCCATCGTGCCAGGAAGATGAGAAGTGGGCGTTGTGGCAGTTCAAGGAGAGCTTTGTCATTGACAAATTTGCTTCTTCTTATGAAGGTGCTTATCCCAAGGTCTTGCAGTGGAATAAAAATGCCAGCAATTGCTGCTTGTGGGATGGAATCCGATGTGACAAAGAAACTGGTCATGTGATTGGGCTTGATGTTAGCAGTGGTTGTCTCTTTGGTTCTATCAACTCCAACAGCactctttttaacctcctccATCTTCAGAGGTTGAACCTTGCTGACAATGATTTCAATTACTCTCAGATTCCTTATGCTATCAGAGAGTTTCCAGGTCTAACTTATCTTAATCTCTCTCTATCTCATTTCTTCGGTCAAGTTACCATAGAAATTTCATACCTGTCAAATTTAGCAACTCTTGACCTGTCTATCAATTTCTTTGGAGATAGTGAAGAAAGGTTTTTGAAACTAAGAAATCCCATTCTATCTAACCTAACTA is a window from the Ziziphus jujuba cultivar Dongzao chromosome 11, ASM3175591v1 genome containing:
- the LOC132800057 gene encoding uncharacterized protein LOC132800057 encodes the protein MAGSEVRAPVFSGENYEFWRIKMVTIFKSFGLWKFMEKGIPVSAGKLKGKIEEAEGSSASEDDEQMMESYMKDAKALGIIQGAVTDQIFPRIANAETAKEAWELLYKEFHGGDQVRSVKLQSLRRDFEYTRMKDDETLSNYHTRLNDLVNQMKTFGETLSNERMVQKSQEQRLDQQVTDSTEKAFSTLSVNSKIQNKGVSQSNVAKFQKSWSSKEKKWEPKQKFQQRFHGAQVTNTHAANTIHGGSRWQVGSSQDNSNHNAEPVASIILENVDLKASQNAIIVTGLDIGQENVQLEEMCRKPIVQIRWK